One Micromonospora sp. WMMD1120 genomic region harbors:
- a CDS encoding response regulator transcription factor, producing MRTVLVCVRTPLAAQHLASAAARLGLSAIVRTAVSDPEVMLRLAERPADVVLADTALTRPDSAGFVRRVLARAPQAAVLLLGTEESEAAAATISAGARGLIQNIDHDLTSAVAKALLLLTAPGRASRQRITDPARDAAAVGGSGRSGPSPRGSAEPGWSAKPGEGPAGLASVPVQRGDDEVESTTGEPAGGQSDTARPAPNARPTRASIGLTERELQVLLGMAEGKSNAEIGRELFVSEDTVKTHARRLFRKLGARDRAHAVAAGFRAGLVA from the coding sequence GTGCGTACCGTCCTTGTGTGCGTTCGGACACCACTCGCGGCCCAGCACCTTGCTTCGGCCGCCGCGAGGTTGGGGTTGTCCGCGATCGTTCGTACCGCCGTCTCTGATCCCGAGGTGATGCTGCGGCTGGCCGAGCGACCGGCCGACGTGGTGCTGGCCGACACGGCTCTCACCCGGCCGGACAGCGCTGGCTTTGTCCGCCGGGTGTTGGCCCGCGCGCCGCAGGCGGCGGTGCTGCTGCTCGGCACCGAGGAGTCCGAGGCCGCCGCGGCCACGATCAGCGCGGGCGCCCGCGGGCTCATCCAGAACATCGACCATGACCTGACCAGCGCGGTGGCGAAGGCGCTCCTGCTGCTCACCGCGCCCGGCCGGGCCTCCCGGCAACGGATCACTGACCCGGCGCGCGATGCTGCTGCCGTCGGCGGCTCCGGCCGCTCCGGCCCGTCGCCGCGCGGCTCCGCCGAGCCCGGCTGGTCGGCCAAGCCGGGGGAGGGCCCGGCGGGTCTGGCGTCGGTGCCGGTGCAGCGGGGCGACGACGAGGTCGAGTCGACGACCGGTGAGCCGGCCGGAGGTCAGTCCGACACTGCCCGACCCGCTCCGAACGCCCGACCCACCCGCGCATCGATCGGGCTCACCGAGCGTGAGCTCCAGGTGCTGCTCGGCATGGCCGAGGGCAAGAGCAACGCGGAGATCGGCCGGGAGCTGTTCGTGTCGGAGGACACCGTCAAGACGCACGCCCGCCGGCTGTTCCGCAAGCTCGGCGCGCGGGACCGGGCGCACGCCGTCGCCGCCGGATTCCGCGCCGGCCTCGTCGCCTGA
- a CDS encoding molybdopterin-dependent oxidoreductase, with protein MSTTSRRYAALAGITAAAVAIGIAEPVAVVTGPRSAPLVAVGGVVVDAVPESLKQFAIDLFGTNDKIALLIGTAVLLAGFAALFGVLAVRRLALGLAGIAAFGVIGVAAALTRPGADAADALPSVVGAGLGGLVLWLFIAGPLELDPWPWSPPTLASGALPGSGPRSNADGPEPATGPVSPAGPVSSGGAVSPGGPPPADGPVSSGGLGALDGPSPESRRRFLTGSGVLLGTAAVAGLGGRWLAGRRGVSAAREAIRLPAPVAPAPAVPAGADLALTQLAPYVTPNFGFYRIDTALVVPQVDPNTWRLRIHGRVGNERTYSYADLLARPLVERYVTLACVSNEVGGDLIGNARWLGVPLRELLDEVEPDRDADQVVGRSVDGWTCGTPTAALRDGRDALLAIGMNGEPLPVEHGFPVRMVVPGLYGYVSACKWVTELELTRFADFDAYWVPRGWSAQGPIKTQSRIDTPRRRNRLTAGPVTVAGVAWAQHRGIRRVEVRVDDGEWQQAELAPTVSVDTWVQWSWRWDATPGEHRLQVRATDATGETQTERTQGVAPDGATGWHTVPVAVR; from the coding sequence ATGAGCACCACGTCACGGCGGTACGCCGCGCTGGCCGGGATCACCGCCGCCGCCGTCGCGATCGGGATCGCCGAGCCGGTGGCGGTGGTGACCGGTCCCCGGTCCGCGCCACTGGTCGCCGTCGGCGGGGTCGTCGTCGACGCCGTACCCGAGTCGCTGAAGCAGTTCGCCATCGACCTCTTCGGCACCAACGACAAGATCGCGCTGCTGATCGGCACCGCGGTGCTGCTGGCCGGGTTCGCGGCCCTGTTCGGCGTACTGGCCGTCCGTCGGCTGGCACTCGGCCTGGCCGGCATCGCCGCGTTCGGCGTCATCGGCGTGGCCGCCGCGTTGACCCGCCCCGGCGCGGACGCCGCAGACGCGCTGCCGTCGGTGGTGGGCGCGGGTCTCGGCGGTCTGGTGCTCTGGCTGTTCATCGCCGGCCCTCTCGAACTGGACCCCTGGCCCTGGTCCCCGCCCACCCTGGCCTCCGGCGCGCTCCCGGGTTCCGGCCCGAGGTCGAACGCGGACGGGCCCGAGCCCGCTACCGGCCCGGTGTCGCCTGCTGGGCCGGTGTCCTCTGGCGGGGCTGTGTCGCCCGGCGGCCCGCCGCCGGCTGACGGGCCGGTGTCGTCCGGCGGGCTCGGGGCGCTCGACGGGCCGTCGCCCGAGTCGCGACGACGGTTCCTCACCGGTAGCGGGGTGCTGCTCGGCACGGCCGCGGTGGCCGGCCTGGGCGGGCGTTGGCTGGCCGGTCGGCGCGGGGTGTCCGCCGCCCGGGAGGCGATCCGCCTGCCCGCGCCGGTCGCCCCCGCACCGGCGGTGCCGGCGGGCGCGGACCTGGCGCTGACCCAACTGGCGCCGTACGTCACGCCGAACTTCGGTTTCTACCGCATCGACACCGCGCTGGTCGTGCCCCAGGTCGACCCGAACACCTGGCGGCTGCGGATCCACGGTCGCGTCGGCAACGAGCGCACCTACAGCTACGCGGACCTGTTGGCCCGGCCGCTCGTCGAGCGGTACGTCACGCTGGCCTGCGTCTCCAACGAGGTCGGCGGGGACCTGATCGGCAACGCCCGCTGGCTCGGCGTACCCCTGCGGGAGCTGCTGGACGAGGTCGAGCCGGACCGGGACGCCGACCAGGTCGTCGGTCGGTCGGTCGACGGCTGGACCTGCGGCACCCCCACCGCCGCCCTGCGCGACGGCCGGGACGCGCTGCTGGCGATCGGTATGAACGGCGAGCCGCTACCTGTCGAGCACGGGTTTCCGGTCCGGATGGTGGTGCCGGGCCTCTACGGCTACGTGTCGGCCTGCAAGTGGGTGACCGAGTTGGAGCTGACCCGGTTCGCCGACTTCGACGCGTACTGGGTTCCGCGCGGCTGGTCCGCCCAGGGACCGATCAAGACCCAGTCCCGGATCGACACACCCCGCAGGCGCAACCGGCTGACCGCCGGTCCGGTGACCGTGGCCGGGGTGGCGTGGGCACAGCACCGGGGCATCCGCCGCGTCGAGGTACGCGTCGACGACGGCGAGTGGCAGCAGGCGGAACTGGCGCCGACCGTGTCGGTGGACACCTGGGTGCAGTGGTCCTGGCGCTGGGATGCCACGCCGGGGGAGCACCGACTCCAGGTCCGGGCGACCGACGCGACCGGCGAGACCCAGACCGAGCGTACGCAGGGTGTGGCACCCGACGGTGCCACCGGCTGGCACACCGTCCCTGTCGCCGTCCGCTGA
- the groL gene encoding chaperonin GroEL (60 kDa chaperone family; promotes refolding of misfolded polypeptides especially under stressful conditions; forms two stacked rings of heptamers to form a barrel-shaped 14mer; ends can be capped by GroES; misfolded proteins enter the barrel where they are refolded when GroES binds) yields the protein MAKILSFSDDARHLLEHGVNALADAVKVTLGPRGRNVVLDKKFGAPTITNDGVTIAKEIELTNPYENLGAQLVKEVATKTNDVAGDGTTTATVLAQAMVREGLRNVTAGTNPAGLKRGIDAAAVKVSEALLGRAVEVTGKESIANVATISAQDATIGDLIAEAMERVGRDGVITVEEGSMLTTELDVTEGLQFDKGFISPNFVTDLESQESVLEDAYILVTTQKISAIEELLPLLEKVLQNSKPLLIIAEDVDGQALSTLVVNSLRKTLKVCAVKAPGFGDRRKAMLQDIAISTGAELVAPELGFKIDQVGLEVLGTARRVVVDKENTTIVDGGGQKSDVADRVAQIRKEIEASDSDWDREKLAERLAKLSGGIAVIKAGAATEVEMKERKHRIEDAIAATKAAVEEGTVPGGGAALVQILSVLDDDLGFTGDEKVGVSVVRKALIEPLRWIAQNAGHDGYVVTQKVADLDWGNGLDAAQGEYVDLVKAGIIDPVKVTRNAVTNAASIAGLLLTTESLVVDKPEQPEPAAAGGGHGHGHQHGPGF from the coding sequence ATGGCGAAGATCCTGAGCTTCTCGGACGACGCCCGGCACCTGCTGGAGCACGGTGTCAACGCCCTCGCTGACGCGGTCAAGGTCACCCTCGGCCCGCGCGGGCGCAACGTCGTCCTGGACAAGAAATTCGGTGCGCCGACGATCACCAACGATGGTGTGACCATCGCCAAGGAGATCGAGCTCACCAACCCGTACGAGAACCTTGGCGCGCAGTTGGTCAAGGAGGTGGCGACCAAGACCAACGACGTCGCCGGCGACGGGACCACCACCGCTACCGTGCTGGCCCAGGCGATGGTCCGCGAGGGTCTGCGCAACGTGACCGCCGGGACCAACCCGGCCGGGCTCAAGCGGGGCATCGACGCGGCGGCCGTCAAGGTCTCCGAGGCGCTGCTCGGCCGGGCCGTGGAGGTCACCGGCAAGGAGTCGATCGCGAACGTGGCGACGATCTCCGCGCAGGACGCCACGATCGGCGACCTGATCGCCGAGGCGATGGAGCGGGTCGGCCGCGACGGTGTCATCACCGTCGAGGAGGGCTCGATGCTCACCACCGAACTGGACGTGACCGAGGGTCTCCAGTTCGACAAGGGCTTCATCTCCCCGAACTTCGTCACCGACCTGGAGAGCCAGGAGTCCGTCCTCGAGGACGCGTACATCCTGGTCACCACCCAGAAGATCTCGGCGATCGAGGAGCTGCTGCCGCTGCTGGAGAAGGTCCTGCAGAACAGCAAGCCGCTGCTGATCATCGCCGAGGACGTGGACGGCCAGGCGCTCTCCACCCTGGTGGTCAACTCGCTGCGCAAGACCCTCAAGGTCTGCGCGGTCAAGGCCCCGGGCTTCGGTGACCGGCGCAAGGCGATGCTCCAGGACATCGCGATCTCCACTGGCGCCGAGCTGGTCGCCCCGGAGCTGGGCTTCAAGATCGACCAGGTCGGCCTGGAGGTGCTCGGCACCGCCCGGCGCGTCGTGGTCGACAAGGAGAACACCACGATCGTCGACGGCGGCGGCCAGAAGTCCGACGTCGCCGACCGGGTGGCCCAGATCCGCAAGGAGATCGAGGCCTCCGACTCCGACTGGGACCGGGAGAAGCTGGCCGAGCGGCTGGCGAAGCTCTCCGGTGGTATCGCCGTCATCAAGGCCGGCGCGGCCACCGAGGTCGAGATGAAGGAGCGCAAGCACCGCATCGAGGACGCCATCGCGGCGACCAAGGCCGCGGTCGAGGAGGGCACCGTGCCCGGCGGCGGCGCCGCCCTGGTGCAGATCCTCTCGGTGCTCGACGACGACCTGGGCTTCACCGGTGACGAGAAGGTCGGCGTCTCGGTCGTGCGCAAGGCGCTCATCGAGCCGCTGCGCTGGATCGCGCAGAACGCCGGTCACGACGGCTACGTCGTGACGCAGAAGGTGGCCGACCTCGACTGGGGTAACGGCCTCGACGCCGCCCAGGGCGAGTACGTCGACCTGGTCAAGGCCGGCATCATCGACCCGGTGAAGGTGACCCGCAACGCGGTCACCAACGCCGCCTCGATCGCCGGTCTGCTGCTCACCACGGAGAGCCTCGTGGTGGACAAGCCGGAGCAGCCCGAGCCGGCCGCCGCCGGTGGCGGTCACGGCCACGGCCACCAGCACGGGCCGGGCTTCTGA
- the guaB gene encoding IMP dehydrogenase — MENSPSTDLPAGVEHADLGGHLPELPAGSARVVPLGLTFDDVLLQPGESDVVPSRVNTRTKLTRNVELSIPLLSSAMDTVTEARMAIAMARQGGIGVLHRNLSLEDQALQVDLVKRSESGMITNPVTASPDDTLREVDELCGRYRISGVPVVDGDGQLVGIVTNRDMRFVSEPATPVREIMTRTPLITARVGVSKDEALALLRQHKVEKLPIVDDSGRLRGLITVKDFTKSEQYPDASKDDAGRLRVAAAIGVGEDAYKRARALVDAGVDVLIVDTAHGHQRAVLDMVRRLKADVAVDVMGGNVATYAGAKALVDAGADGVKVGVGPGAICTTRIVAGVGVPQVTAIMEAARAARPAGVPVIGDGGIQYSGDIAKALVAGADTVMLGSLLAGCEESPGELIFVNGKQYKTYRGMGSLGAMQSRGQAKSYSKDRYFQQDVLSDDKLVPEGVEGQVPYRGPLSRVAHQLVGGLRLAMGYAGAENIPDLHHRGQLIRITAAGLKESHPHDIQMTVEAPNYHTR; from the coding sequence GTGGAAAATTCGCCCAGCACCGATCTTCCGGCCGGCGTCGAGCACGCCGACCTGGGCGGCCACCTGCCCGAGCTGCCGGCCGGCTCCGCCCGGGTGGTTCCGCTCGGCCTCACCTTCGACGACGTGCTGCTCCAGCCGGGCGAGTCGGACGTGGTGCCCAGCCGGGTGAACACCCGGACGAAGCTCACCCGCAACGTCGAGCTGTCCATCCCGCTGCTGTCCAGCGCGATGGACACCGTGACCGAGGCCCGGATGGCGATCGCCATGGCCCGCCAGGGCGGCATCGGCGTGCTGCACCGCAACCTCTCCCTGGAGGACCAGGCGCTCCAGGTCGACCTGGTCAAGCGCTCCGAGTCCGGCATGATCACCAACCCGGTGACCGCGAGCCCAGACGACACGCTGCGCGAGGTCGACGAGCTGTGCGGTCGCTACCGCATCTCGGGTGTGCCGGTGGTGGACGGGGACGGCCAGTTGGTCGGCATCGTCACCAACCGCGACATGCGGTTCGTCTCCGAGCCGGCCACCCCGGTCCGCGAGATCATGACCCGCACCCCGCTGATCACCGCCCGGGTCGGCGTGAGCAAGGACGAGGCCCTCGCGCTGCTGCGCCAGCACAAGGTCGAGAAGCTGCCGATCGTCGACGACTCGGGTCGGCTGCGCGGTCTGATCACGGTGAAGGACTTCACCAAGAGCGAGCAGTACCCGGACGCCAGCAAGGACGACGCCGGCCGGCTGCGGGTCGCCGCCGCCATCGGTGTGGGTGAGGACGCGTACAAGCGGGCCCGTGCCCTCGTCGACGCGGGCGTCGACGTGCTGATCGTGGACACCGCGCACGGTCACCAGCGGGCGGTGCTGGACATGGTCCGCCGGCTCAAGGCCGACGTCGCCGTCGACGTCATGGGCGGCAACGTGGCGACGTACGCCGGCGCGAAGGCGTTGGTCGACGCCGGCGCCGACGGCGTCAAGGTGGGCGTCGGGCCGGGCGCGATCTGCACCACCCGGATCGTCGCCGGGGTCGGCGTGCCGCAGGTGACGGCGATCATGGAGGCCGCCCGCGCCGCCCGTCCGGCCGGCGTGCCGGTGATCGGCGACGGCGGCATCCAGTATTCCGGTGACATCGCCAAGGCCCTGGTCGCCGGCGCCGACACGGTGATGCTCGGCAGCCTGCTGGCTGGCTGCGAGGAGAGCCCGGGTGAGTTGATCTTCGTGAACGGCAAGCAGTACAAGACGTACCGCGGGATGGGCTCGCTCGGCGCGATGCAGTCCCGGGGCCAGGCCAAGTCGTACAGCAAGGACCGCTACTTCCAGCAGGACGTGCTCAGCGACGACAAGCTTGTCCCGGAGGGCGTGGAGGGCCAGGTGCCCTACCGGGGGCCGCTCTCCCGGGTGGCCCACCAGCTGGTCGGCGGCCTGCGCCTGGCCATGGGGTACGCCGGTGCGGAGAACATCCCCGATCTGCACCACCGGGGCCAGCTCATCCGGATCACCGCGGCGGGCCTGAAGGAGAGCCACCCGCACGACATCCAGATGACCGTCGAGGCGCCGAACTACCACACCCGCTGA
- a CDS encoding WhiB family transcriptional regulator yields the protein MSNVRRLPGPIVDLWDWQRLGACRGRDSAQFFHPDGERGSSRLRRESAAKSVCRACPVRAECAAHALSVREPYGVWGGFSESERLRLLAVGWEDLADRRHARVDVARLEARLGRPHKSTVPAQRNVA from the coding sequence ATGTCGAACGTACGTAGACTGCCCGGACCCATCGTCGACCTCTGGGACTGGCAGCGGCTCGGTGCCTGCCGAGGGCGCGACAGCGCCCAGTTCTTCCATCCCGACGGCGAACGTGGTTCGTCCCGTCTGCGTCGCGAGTCCGCGGCCAAGTCGGTCTGTCGCGCATGCCCGGTTCGCGCCGAGTGCGCGGCGCACGCGCTGTCCGTCCGCGAGCCGTACGGCGTGTGGGGCGGCTTCAGCGAGTCGGAGCGCCTTCGGCTCCTCGCCGTCGGCTGGGAGGACCTGGCGGACCGCCGGCACGCCCGGGTCGACGTCGCCCGGCTGGAGGCTCGACTGGGTCGCCCGCACAAGTCGACGGTCCCCGCCCAACGCAACGTCGCCTGA
- a CDS encoding methyltransferase domain-containing protein: MDLDQLAALRTPAGSAALAAAGELAGGDPLTAASALRAAGVPPTLAAAALTQAELRHRAVGKFGAAAAGMFLTRPGLEQATRRVVADRRAARLAAAGVRTLADLGCGLGADALAAARAGIRVYGVEADPLTAEMAAANAAAAGLSELFTVECGDATTFDVSGVDGVFCDPARRSSGTGRRIFDPRAYSPPWDFVTGLAERVRHTVVKVAPGLDHALIPAGAEAEWVAVDGDLVEAALWCGELAEVPRRATVHRTEIHQLTGSGAAEAPVGPPRRYLYDPDPAVARAHLVAELAAELDATLADPSIAYLYADRPTRTPFARCLEITDVLPFSLKRLRTLLRERRVGRVEILKRGSALVPEQLRRDLRLAGDAAASLVLTRVDGAPTVLIGRPVD; the protein is encoded by the coding sequence GTGGATCTCGATCAGCTGGCGGCACTGCGTACCCCTGCGGGATCGGCCGCGCTCGCCGCGGCGGGCGAGCTCGCCGGCGGCGATCCGTTGACCGCGGCGTCGGCGCTGCGCGCGGCCGGGGTGCCGCCGACGCTGGCCGCCGCCGCGCTCACCCAGGCGGAGCTGCGCCACCGGGCGGTCGGCAAGTTCGGTGCGGCCGCCGCCGGGATGTTCCTCACCCGTCCCGGCCTGGAGCAGGCCACCCGCCGGGTGGTCGCCGACCGCCGGGCCGCCCGGCTGGCCGCGGCCGGGGTGCGCACCCTGGCCGACCTCGGCTGCGGCCTCGGCGCGGACGCGCTCGCCGCCGCCCGCGCCGGCATCCGGGTGTACGGGGTGGAGGCCGACCCGCTGACAGCGGAGATGGCCGCCGCCAACGCGGCCGCGGCCGGGCTGTCCGAGCTGTTCACCGTGGAGTGCGGGGACGCCACGACGTTCGACGTGTCCGGAGTCGACGGGGTCTTCTGCGACCCGGCCCGGCGCAGCAGCGGCACCGGACGGCGGATCTTCGACCCGCGCGCCTACTCACCGCCGTGGGATTTCGTCACCGGGTTGGCCGAGCGGGTGCGGCACACTGTGGTGAAGGTGGCGCCGGGCCTGGACCACGCGCTCATCCCGGCGGGCGCGGAGGCGGAGTGGGTGGCCGTGGACGGCGACCTGGTCGAGGCCGCGCTCTGGTGCGGCGAGCTGGCCGAGGTGCCCCGCCGCGCCACCGTGCACCGTACGGAGATCCACCAGCTCACCGGCTCGGGTGCCGCCGAGGCGCCGGTCGGGCCGCCGCGCCGCTACCTCTACGACCCGGACCCGGCGGTGGCGCGCGCGCACCTCGTCGCCGAACTGGCCGCCGAGCTGGACGCCACACTGGCCGATCCGAGCATCGCCTATCTCTACGCCGACCGGCCGACGCGCACCCCGTTCGCGCGCTGCCTGGAGATCACCGACGTGCTGCCGTTCTCGCTCAAGCGACTGCGGACGCTGCTGCGGGAGCGCCGGGTGGGCCGGGTGGAGATCCTCAAGCGGGGCTCGGCGCTCGTCCCTGAGCAGCTCCGGCGGGACCTGCGGCTGGCCGGGGAC
- a CDS encoding DUF5319 domain-containing protein produces the protein MHDEPIDPFNGDPADPTAGLDDPGDDATPDPLTDVERQDVLEDLADLEIYQALLAPIGVRGLVIECEDCREPHYFDWDLLRGNLRHLLNSGRPRVHEPAYDPDPDHYVTWDYARGYADGVHDTLTEGTEDEPGTPTPTP, from the coding sequence GTGCACGACGAGCCCATCGACCCGTTCAACGGCGACCCGGCCGATCCGACAGCGGGTCTGGATGACCCGGGCGATGACGCGACGCCGGATCCGCTGACCGACGTCGAACGGCAGGACGTGTTGGAGGACCTCGCCGACCTGGAGATCTACCAGGCCCTGCTGGCCCCGATCGGGGTCCGTGGGCTGGTGATCGAGTGTGAGGACTGCCGCGAACCGCACTACTTCGACTGGGACCTGCTCCGGGGCAACCTGCGGCACCTGCTCAACTCGGGCCGCCCCCGGGTGCACGAGCCGGCCTACGACCCCGACCCGGACCACTACGTGACCTGGGACTACGCCCGTGGCTACGCCGACGGGGTGCACGACACCCTGACCGAGGGCACCGAAGACGAGCCAGGCACCCCAACCCCCACCCCGTAA
- a CDS encoding GuaB3 family IMP dehydrogenase-related protein: MRDVVEIGLGKTAQRGYHLDDIAIVPSRRTRDVDDVSTSWQLDAYPFGIPCVGHPSDATMSPASAVRLGQLGGLGVLNVEGLWTRYENPTKVLDELAGLGEDARATKRLQEVYAEPIRPDLIAERVRELRAGGGTVAVRVSPQHTLALAPVILDAGVDILVIQGTIVSAEHVSTTDEPLNLKEFIADLDLPVIVGGCTDYKTALHLMRTGAAGVIVGIGGDEWSTTESVLGIRVPMATAIADAAAARRDYLDETGGRYVHLIADGDMQTSGDIAKALGCGADAVMLGEPLSLCEEAPAGGAWWHSAASHPSLPRGAFEVAGEPLGSMEQLLFGPADEADGQLNLFGGLRRAMAKCGYRDLKEFQKVGLVLDR; this comes from the coding sequence ATGCGTGACGTGGTCGAGATCGGGCTGGGCAAGACCGCGCAGCGCGGCTACCACCTGGACGACATCGCCATCGTGCCGAGCCGCCGTACCCGGGACGTCGACGACGTCTCCACCTCCTGGCAGCTCGACGCGTACCCGTTCGGCATCCCCTGCGTCGGCCACCCCTCCGACGCCACCATGAGCCCGGCGTCGGCGGTACGCCTCGGGCAGCTCGGCGGGCTCGGCGTGCTGAACGTCGAAGGGCTCTGGACCCGCTACGAGAACCCGACGAAGGTGCTCGACGAGCTGGCCGGCCTCGGCGAGGACGCCCGCGCCACCAAGCGGCTCCAGGAGGTGTACGCCGAGCCGATCCGTCCGGACCTGATCGCGGAGCGGGTGCGTGAGCTGCGGGCCGGCGGCGGCACCGTGGCGGTGCGGGTTTCCCCGCAGCACACCCTCGCGTTGGCCCCGGTGATCCTGGACGCCGGGGTGGACATCCTCGTCATCCAGGGCACCATCGTGTCGGCCGAGCACGTGTCGACCACCGACGAGCCGCTGAACCTCAAGGAGTTCATCGCCGACCTCGATCTGCCGGTGATCGTCGGCGGTTGCACCGACTACAAGACGGCGCTGCACCTGATGCGTACCGGCGCGGCCGGCGTGATCGTGGGCATCGGCGGCGACGAGTGGTCCACCACCGAGTCGGTGCTGGGCATCCGGGTGCCGATGGCCACCGCCATCGCGGACGCGGCGGCGGCCCGGCGCGACTACCTCGACGAGACCGGCGGCCGGTACGTGCACCTGATCGCCGACGGTGACATGCAGACCTCGGGCGACATCGCCAAGGCGCTCGGTTGCGGCGCGGACGCGGTGATGCTGGGTGAGCCGCTGTCGCTGTGCGAGGAGGCGCCCGCCGGTGGCGCCTGGTGGCACTCGGCGGCCAGCCACCCGTCGCTGCCCCGGGGCGCCTTCGAGGTGGCCGGTGAGCCGCTCGGGTCGATGGAGCAGTTGCTCTTCGGGCCGGCGGACGAGGCCGACGGTCAGCTCAACCTGTTCGGCGGCCTGCGTCGGGCGATGGCCAAGTGCGGCTACCGCGACCTGAAGGAGTTCCAGAAGGTCGGCCTGGTCCTCGACCGCTGA
- the groES gene encoding co-chaperone GroES, translating into MPVTTATKVAIKPLEDRIVVQANEAETTTASGIVIPDTAKEKPQEGTVLAVGPGRVDDNGNRVPVDVQVGDTVLYSKYGGTEVKYAGEEYLVLSARDVLAVIEK; encoded by the coding sequence ATGCCCGTGACTACCGCGACCAAGGTTGCGATCAAGCCGCTCGAGGACCGCATCGTGGTCCAGGCGAACGAGGCTGAGACCACCACGGCGTCGGGCATCGTGATCCCCGACACCGCCAAGGAGAAGCCGCAGGAGGGCACCGTCCTCGCTGTCGGCCCGGGGCGCGTCGACGACAACGGCAACCGGGTCCCGGTTGACGTCCAGGTCGGCGACACCGTCCTTTACTCGAAGTACGGCGGCACCGAGGTCAAGTACGCCGGCGAGGAGTACCTGGTGCTCTCCGCCCGCGACGTCCTCGCGGTCATCGAGAAGTAA